A window of Perognathus longimembris pacificus isolate PPM17 chromosome 6, ASM2315922v1, whole genome shotgun sequence contains these coding sequences:
- the LOC125353645 gene encoding putative vomeronasal receptor-like protein 4 — protein MIWNNIIQRIIFFLLNVPGVVGNILVFVRHVYAFVTGPDKKPIDLIVIHLMFSNAVIICTLGLRDIATVFDFRNFVDNVGCKLLIYLGRVARGLSICTTCFLSMIQAITISSRTTLWRKLKPQTARQVLPYLLLFWIINSLISSNLLHYITAVNTMNGSGTEMYIGYCYMLPSRQEIRWFFLSLMALRDVIFQSLMGWSSGYMAFHLYKHHKRVLYLHSSRFANNSSPEIRATLSTLNLMICFLVFYWADFMFSVYTGSTLRDDLITLNIKTFLELGYAVLSPLVLINRDVRIAKFWRAH, from the coding sequence ATGATTTGGAATAACATCATTcaaagaataattttctttttgcttaatgtccCGGGCGTTGTAGGGAACATCCTTGTATTTGTGCGACATGTGTATGCTTTTGTCACAGGTCCTGACAAAAAGCCCATAGATCTTATCGTCATCCACTTGATGTtttcaaatgcagtcattatctGCACCTTAGGTCTCAGAGATATAGCCACAGTTTTTGATTTCAGAAACTTTGTAGATAATGTTGGTTGTAAACTTTTGATTTACCTGGGCAGAGTGGCCCGTGGCCTTTCCATCTGCACCACCTGTTTCCTCAGCATGATCCAGGCCATAACCATCAGTTCCAGAACCACATTGTGGAGAAAGCTCAAACCACAGACTGCACGGCAAGTTCTTCCCTATCTCCTCCTCTTTTGGATCATCAATTCTCTGATCAGCTCAAACCTGCTACACTACATCACAGCAGTCAATACCATGAATGGATCTGGAACTGAAATGTATATTGGCTATTGTTATATGTTACCATCTAGACAAGAGATTAGGTGGTTTTTCCTCTCCCTTATGGCTCTTCGGGATGTGATctttcagagtctcatgggctggagTAGTGGTTACATGGCTTTCCATCTGTATAAACATCACAAGCGAGTCCTCTATCTTCATAGCTCCAGGTTTGCAAACAATTCCAGCCCAGAAATCAGAGCTACTCTAAGTACTCTCAATCTTATGATCTGTTTCCTTGTCTTTTATTGGGCAGATTTCATGTTCTCTGTCTACACAGGTTCTACCTTGAGAGATGATCTCATAACACTAAACATTAAAACATTTCTAGAACTTGGATATGCTGTTCTTAGTCCCCTGGTCCTGATCAACCGTGATGTCCGTATTGCTAAATTCTGGAGGGCTCACTAA